The Gossypium arboreum isolate Shixiya-1 chromosome 4, ASM2569848v2, whole genome shotgun sequence DNA segment CCTGGCTTTCAGGTCAGATCCCCCTAATCCTTTcagtattttttttttcttttaacaaaACAAAACTTCTTTTCACTGTTTTATTTTACtgtttcttctctctttttttttcttttctcaccgaATATATATAAACCTACCAAGCCTGTTCATCTCTGTCAGATTTTACAATGTAGTATGAGATTTTTCACTGTTTGAAATGATGCAAAAATTAAGAAAAGAAGATCATACATGTGGTTCTGATTACCAAAAACCCTGCAGTTTGGGGGTGGCGTTGGATGGTAACCTGATTACCCATATTGCGTCAGAATTGGGCCTACTGAGTACCCACTTTTTAGTTACTTGCTTAGTAACATGGGGTGTTTTCTAAATTGCATTCAATCCACAAACCCTCTTTTTTCTTTCTCAAGGTTCATCTGGATACATTTGTTCTGCCCAATTCGGCAAATCTTTTTtactttataatatatatatctcCCAATCACAAGATATATTGGAAATGTGAATTTCAGaaacaaattttctttttgtaGGCAAAGTGAAAGGAAATCAATTGTAATTGCTCCAATCCCAGCAACGTTTATGATTTAACATTATCCTTTCTATTTTCATTCAATGATGATGCACTTTTTAGATTTCCCCCCTAAAGTATTGTAACTCCGGAATCTGAATAAACAATTTGTGTGTATTTTATCTTTACTTTCCTATTAATATTTACACGTAGAAATTAAGTATGAAGTCAATACCTACTTTCTACCAGGCTTTTCCCCAATTTTGAACTAAAATTTTAACGCCAAAGTTTTGCGTTACACAAAGCACGTATAATGATTGATCGGAAATATAATCTTTTTACTGACAGTGTTAGAAGCATGTAATGGAAACAGATTACTAAAGAAATAGACACAAATCTAGAGAAAAAAAACTTATATGTAAAAATACTTTACTCACATAAAAATACATTATTTTTTCAcgaatatcatttaaaaaaattaacttatactttgattttacttatttttaaataaaaataaaaatataattcagTTATTAAAAGAACACATATTTACCTCTTTTCTAGAAAAAAAACCTTAAAGTAGTTTAGAGGATGTCAAGTACTTAAAGAATTCCCTGTTACCCCGACcctcttttttctctctttcaCTTCAATCTTACCCTGTTCTTCTCTCCTctcactctctctctctctcattgTCATATCTTTATCTTTGTAGCTGCATTAAATAGTTTCCACATCAAACTCATAATCATCACGCCTGCCTTCTTTCACCTCACTCTTCCATACcttcctctcttttctttttctccacaCTTGCTCTAAAGCACCCATCTCTTTCCTTCTTCGCTCTTTTGTCTCTCAAATGTCCATTAACCACTTCCAGTAATTCAAACAAAACAATCCAACGACAAAACAAACTCCTTCTATGGAACCAACCCAAACCCCCCCTTCTTCaaagcttcacaacccttcctCAATTTCCCTTGAAAACTCCCCCTGGACCTCTCACTTCTACCCCGCCATGTTCCTATCCTCCATCCACGCTGCCCGCCACTTCAACCTTAACCATGACGACGACGAAGAGCTCGACGACCAAACATCCAATCTCgacaccctaaaccctaaaccaaatCCCCCTGAAAACCACCAGCTAGGCCATGAAACGGAACCCATGTTTGAAAAGCCCTTAACCCCCAGCGATGTTGGCAAGCTGAACAGGCTTGTAATCCCCAAACAACATGCCGAGAAATACTTCCCGCTAGGCAGTGACTCCAGTGATAAAGGGTTGTTGCTAAGTTTCGAAGACGAGTCAGGCAAGTGTTGGCGCTTCCGCTACTCGTATTGGAACAGCAGCCAAAGCTACGTGTTAACAAAAGGATGGAGCAGATACGTCAAAGAGAAGCAACTTGATGCTGGTGACATTATTTTATTCCAACGACACCGCACGGATGGTGATAGATTGTTTATAGGATGGAGGAGGCGCGGTGCAGCAGTGGTGGTTGCACCGGCGGCTACTGATGGCGGAAACGCCGTGATGGAGAATAATGGCGGTGGTGGTGGGGGTGGAAATGGAGGGTGGAGTAATAGGCGATTGTATCGAAGGTATCCTCATCTTGGACACATTCAAGGTCTCGAGGCTAATGTGCCATACCAACCTGACTGTATTCATACaggtatatatttattttctcaTTGTAAAACTCTTATCTATTTATCTTCTTCAAAGaaatggattttatttttaaaaattttaggaatAATACAAAATTGAAAATTATTGGCACATGGAAGTGCGTGAAAGACACTTTCCAATTACATGGGAGCAATGTGGTTGTGTAAGACTGTTTCTATAATTTGTTCTTTTAAATTCTACTAACTCCGGAACGACCATTTATTATGGGGATTAGGAGTACCAATATCTACATAACCCCATATATGTGTATGTTCCAAATGATTTTGTTACCTTCACTTTAATTAGTAAGCATTAAGAAACTTTTTCTTATGATAGCTTCAAGTATTCTTCTTCCTTTGTGTCATTGGAATAATAAACAAAAAAGGCGAACAAAAGTAGATGGAATTATTCAGTTAACATTTCTGGGTAGCAACTTGGAGTTCATGGATTAATATTACATATATTGAGAGATAGTAGTGTTTTTTATTTGCCATTGCAGGAAGCATTGTTCAAAACCAAGCTACAGCAGCGGGGAACCCAAAGAGGCTGGTGCGGCTATTTGGAGTGAACCTAGAATGCCACCAGCTAGACGAGTCCCCACCATCCACGCCTGCTAGCTCGATGGTGTCGAGCCAGGG contains these protein-coding regions:
- the LOC108458417 gene encoding B3 domain-containing protein At2g36080-like, which translates into the protein MEPTQTPPSSKLHNPSSISLENSPWTSHFYPAMFLSSIHAARHFNLNHDDDEELDDQTSNLDTLNPKPNPPENHQLGHETEPMFEKPLTPSDVGKLNRLVIPKQHAEKYFPLGSDSSDKGLLLSFEDESGKCWRFRYSYWNSSQSYVLTKGWSRYVKEKQLDAGDIILFQRHRTDGDRLFIGWRRRGAAVVVAPAATDGGNAVMENNGGGGGGGNGGWSNRRLYRRYPHLGHIQGLEANVPYQPDCIHTGSIVQNQATAAGNPKRLVRLFGVNLECHQLDESPPSTPASSMVSSQGPTAHQFY